AAGGCAAGAGCACCAGTGCCTCAGACACTCTGATGGAGAAATATAACCCATATTGAGTACAACTAAGTGAActtaaaacaattcagaaaactATGTGAATTTTTGAATAAAGAACAGGTGTGGAAATAAACAtgatttagacaaaatgagaaaatggaaagctAAAAAATTACATGGATTTGGAAAACATGTAAATTAAATTGATAAGATTTCATCCAATAAGGTGCTATATTAAAGCAGCTATATTAAAAGTCTCTTAGCTTTAATCAAAATCTCTAATTCTATGGCATTATAAAAATTGCCTTAATGAGTTAGAATCGGAATGCTTAAAATGTTACTGACATAATTAAATTACAACAATGAAAGTTTCTGAGTGCTAAATGTGAGAAAATAGAAGTAgtcctcttttcttcccccctctaaggattttaatatttctcaaaaaatttctttcctttccatctgTAGTCTTTCTCACAGGTCCATTTAAACAATGTATAATAATTGTTTCATAGGAATTTCGTAAGAGTCATTCATTTGCAGAACTAGAAAACAGCTTATATATTTccctctaatttcttttttttgtatatataaatttatttatttattatttttgtctgctttgggtctccattgctgcgtgTAGGCTTTTTcttgttgtggcgagcgggggctactgttctatgcggtgcacaggcttctcattgtggtggcttctcttgttgtgaagcacgggctctaggcgttcaggcttcagtagttgtagcccacgggctctagagagccccttggcttggtagttgtggctcgcaggttctagagagcaggctcagtagttgtggcacatgggcttagttgctccgcggcatgtgggatcttcccggatcagggctcgaacccgtgtcccctgcattggcaggcggattcttaaccactgcgccaccagggaagtccctccctttaATTTCTTAAGCAATAAAATGGGATTTATTTTACTGACATTTGAAGTGtaaatgagaaacaaatgaacaCGATAATTCATGGCCTTCGTAAATTTGTTTTTTACGTTTTAATTGTTAACATCTTTCTCTGTGATATACATCTTTGGGGAGGATATTTTGGCAGTTTTATTGCCACTCAATTATCTTTCCTTGGTGGTTTTGCTTTGAATTGCAGAAATGATGCTTTATAATatgcacattttctttcttcagtgtcaaAGAGAACTATACAAGAACTATATTACTGATATTTCAATGGTTTGAACAATCTGATAACAGTCGTGTCCCAGAGGTAGACTTTTCGAAATAGTAGTGAAATTAACTCTTACCTGGaccttgtttttcaaaatattttacttacttcTTGAAAGTTTTTACATTCTCCAATCATATAATgcaatgaaggtaaaataaattaaGTTCAGTAGTCTTTGGccttaaaaatactaaataaattatattttaaagagttttgaTGGATTTCGTGATAACGCTGATAATAAAGTAGTTGATTGGATATTATTTTGAGGCCAGGCTTTTTATTCCGAAAGATTTCTTTAGCGAAGTTTGCGTGTTTTAAATTAAGTAATCAGAAATTCGTATGTAGGGGCTTCCTGCATTGGAGAAAACAGCACATGTCTAACAGATTTAAAGGCTTGTTTCAGCACATCAATGCTTCTATCTTGTCACAACCATCTGTTATCTGGCAGTACCATCTCTTACTTCCAGCCAGCTTTCCACATTGTGTGCAACTTACTGCCATTTCCACTGAGGGTAATAGAGCAATAAAACCCTTTCAGCtctcaagttttaaaataaagagccTTTTCATGAGACTGTAAAAGGCATCATGATTTGCAGATTATGCATAATAATTTTCCAAGCAATACATAATGTCCATTGCATTAGGATATTAATTTGCTCATCCAAATGGTAAAAGAGGTTCTTGTGAGGTCAATATAATCGAGCTGAAAGTGTTCCTTGAAtaatatttctgttgtttcatgTATGTTTCTGTGGTCATGATGTCAACATCTTTTTCCTCCCTAAGAAGAAGAAACGCTAGCGAGTCCAATGGCTGAGGAAGAGAAACCTGCCACTCTTCCTGGGAAAGAGTGTGAGGCTGCCAAGGCCTCAGACCAGCCCAAGGGCCTCAGTGAGGTCCAAGTGGAGTCTAGTGCGGAGGCCCAAATAGCCCCTGAAGAGAGCGCCCCAGCAGGGACCCCACAGGAGAAAAGTATAAAAGAGGTCGCGGAGGTGTCTCCAGAAGTAAAAACTCCTTCCTCTGCCGGGGAAGGTGTGTCTTTCTTAGGATTTGCATGTGTTTTGTTGCAAAAGATAGATCTCTCCAGCAGCTTACCAACCTGATGCCTTTCCAATGCTATTCCATTGCTGGGTCTTCTCATGATCCCAAAACCACTGTTTGAGACTTAATGAGCAGAGAGTGTGGCTTGTGCAGGTGCTGTGTGGCAGCTTGATTTTCCACTGCTGCAGCTGATTCCTGGTTTTACTTTGCCATGATACAATACGCTTTGCAGCCAGGCTGATGACACTGTGTGAGCTTTTTcccgctccccgccccccttCATCTCAAATGTTTGCCAGTCACATTgctaatacatgtatatttttatttttattttgggggacaGCAATTCATGTGCTTTTCTTTCAAACTGTAGAGATGGATTTTGGCACATACAGGCTTAAACGGTAGAATCGTTTTTGTTTGCAACCGCAGTGTGCTATATTTTTTTACGCTTCAGTGAATACTGGTTTGGTTTCCTTAAAAGCGCCTGCTGATGCTTCTCATATCATTTCCTTTCCATGGCAGCCAACCCCTTTGATAATCACCGTATCTCTTGAGTTTTCATTCATCTAACCTTTATTAGAAAGTTCGTAAAGTATTTCTTTTCTATTGTGACAACAAGACACACAAGTATATAAGGTAATAATGATCCTTACACTTGCTCTTCAGGACATGACTGAGTTTTATTTTCCAGAGAATTACATTTAGCCCTACTGACCACAGTGAAATAACTTTGACCTTAAAATACAATTGAGACTCTGAAGCCTTTTGGATTGGTgaacaagtaaaaattaaaaagagtcaTTTAATCTCTGTGAAGCATCTCTAAAGCCAATACTGGTCAGTGCTTCACCAGTTGGTCACATTCCAGGGAATGAGGTCATGACCaaggagagaaagaattttaatagTTGACTCTTTAAAAGTTTGTTAGTCACATGACTTCCCAGTATTATCAGTAGAATTCAGATTTTCTTACATCTACCATACAGAGTAAGTAATGATTAGGACTTAAGAATTTTGATATGTGGTAGAAATTGACTTGTCAATATTTAGGTCATATCATATAAAGTCAGTAGtaatcatttatttgtattaccGAAATTTAATCTCAGATgacttctaaaaatttattctaGTAACCTTTCAGTGCCCCCAAAATTGATCCTAGAACTTGTCAATCCAGTTAACTGaatttatttaacacatataACTATAACTTAATTGGCCTTCTGCCCATGGCCTGCCAATTCACttacaaattagaaaacaaaagaaaaaggtcagtagaaatcaattcttttccatatttagaTTACTATATAGATTCTTTTGTACCTTAATGTTAGTTACTTAttcaatattctttaatttgtaattttatctGTAGAAGGtgcatgaaattttttttctgctacaGTACACATCACATCACTGTTTAGAGAgaccaaacaaaggaaaaaagagtattCAAAATATACTCTTTTTACAATTTCTGTACACATTAATTCACAATGGGAGTTCATTTTAGCAATCGTACAAATATATCTCAGTCCTGACATTTTCATATTGGTTTTTAAATGAGTAGCATGCTTGCATGTTTCATAGTTTTTCTTTATACCCTACCATTCATTTgccatttcaaaatataattttaagcttACTGCCTGAAAGCACTTGcctattatttgtttaaaaatcaacCCAATTACTTCAGGTTTGCTTACAGCCTCGAAGATGGAGTTTCATGATCAACAGGAATTGACTCCCTCTCCAGCCGAGCCATTagacaagaaggaaaaggagtcagagaaagaaagtaaGCCTGGTGAAGACCTTCAACATGCTGCCTTAGTTTCTCAGCCTGAGACAACTAAAACTTCCCCAGATAAAAAGGACATGCaagacacagaagaagaaaaagtaccTCCCACTCTGTTTGGGCATACTCTGGGTGCCAGCCTAGAAGACACAAAACAGAAGACAGAACCGAGCCTAGTGGTACCTGATATTGGCCTTCCCGCAGAGCCCTCAGCAGCAAAAGAGCAAAAGGACTGGTTCATCCAAATGCCAATGGAAGCAAAAAAGGATGAGTGGGGTTTAGTTGCTCCAGTATCTCCTGGCCCCCTAACACCCATGAAGGAAAAAGACGTACTTGAGGACATCCCAAAATGGGAAGGGAAACAATTTGATTCTCCCATGCCAAGTCCCTTTCAGGGTGGAAGCTTCACTCTTCCTTTAGATGTCACAAAGGATGACATTGTTGCAGCAACATCACCCTTTGCCCCCGCCCTATTACAGCCAGATGACAAAAAATCTTTGGAAGAAACTGGTAGCCCAACGACTGCCAAAGATAGTTCTAAAGTTGAAGAGCCCCATAAGGATCAACCTGACAAAATGGCAGAAGCACCAGCCTCAGAGGCAGTTACATCACCCAAAGATGCTCACATTTCGATTGTGGAAGATTATGGTCTGGAGAAAGGtttaggagaagagaaaggggccATAAAGCAAGAGACTGTGCAGATAAAAGAGACTCCCACCTTCAGTGAACAGGAATCTGTGCTTACTGAAAAGGAACCTCACCTAAAGCTTGAAGAACAAACAACCATTTCTGACGAAGAAGCTGTGTCAAAAGAGAGCGAAGCCCCAAaattgacagatgaagaaacaggtgTAATTCAGCCCTCCACAGAGCACACTTACTCCAAAGAAGAACCGAAAGGCCAGGAGCTTCCCACAGATATATTAAAACAGGACTCATTCCCTGTAAGTTTGGAGCAAGCAGTTACTGATTCAGCCGTGACCTCTAAGACACCAGAAAAAGTCATGACTGAACCAGCTGCACTAAGTGAAAAGAGTGCCACCCAGGAGCTTTTTGAAGAAAAAGTTGCTGACAAAGATAATAAGGTTGAAGGAGTTGGAGCTGTCACGTCAGCTGAGCTTGACATGCCATTTTATGAAGATAAGTCAGGAATGTCCAAGTACTTTGAAACATCTGCCTTGAAAGAAGAAGTGACAAAAAGTATCCAGCCAGGCAGTGATTACTATGAACTGAGTGACACAAGAGAAAGTGCCCAAGAGTCTTTTGATACCGTATCTTCCATGTATAAAAACGGCGACAAGGCACTTCCAGCAGAGAAAGACTCCCAGCCCAGTGCTCCAGCACAAGAAGCAGGGTATAGCACTCTCACACAGAGTTATCCATCTGACTTACCTGAAGAGCCCAGCTCTCCTCAAGAAAGAATGTTCACTATTGATCCAAAAGTGTATGGGGAGAAAAGGGATCTCCACAGTAAGAATAAGGATGACTTGACACTAAGCAGGAGTTTAGGACTTGGTGGTAGGTCTGCAATAGAGCAAAGAAGCATGTCAATCAATTTGCCCATGTCTTGCCTGGATTCCATAGCCCTTGGATTTAACTTTGGTCGGGGGCATGATCTTTCTCCCCTTGCTTCTGATATTCTAACCAACACTAGTGGAAGTATGGACGAAGGAGATGATTACCTTCCAGCCACAACACCTGCAGCAGACAAAGCCCCTTGCTTCCcaacagaaagcaaagaagaaaaagaacagataaaggGGGAAAAAGCTACTGGAGAGGAAAACACCCAAGTCGAGACATCGTGTGAATCACCTTTCCTAGCCAAAGATTATTACAAAAATGGTACTGTCATGGCACCTGACCTGCCTGAGATGCTAGACCTGGCAGGCACAAGGTCCAGATTAGCTTCCGTGAGTGCAGATGCTGAGGTTGCCAGGAGAAAATCAGTCCCATCAGAGACTGTGGTGGAGGAGAGTAGTACTGGCTTCCCCCCTGTCACTGATGAAAACCACGTCATTGTTAAAACTGACAGTCAGCTCGAAGACCTGGGTTACtgtgtgttcaataaatacacaGTCCCACTCCCATCACCTGTTCAAGACAGTGAGAATTTATCTGGGGAGAGTGGTTCCTTTTATGAAGGCACTGATGATAAAGCACGAAGAGATTTGGTCACGGATCTTTCACTGATTGAAGTCAAACTGGCAGCTGCTGGAAGAGTCAAAGATGAACTCAGTGCTGAGAAAGAAGCATCCCCGCCTATCTCTGGTGACAAATCAGGACTGAGTAGGGAGTTTGATCAGGAGAAGAAAGCGAATGATAAGCTGGATACTTTACTAGAAAAAAGTGAAGAACATGCCGATTCAAAAGAACATGCCAAGGAAACAGAAGAGGCTGGTGATAAAGTTGAAACTTTTGGATTAGGAGTAACCCATGAGCAAGCTTCAGCCAAAGAACTGACAGTCTCAAAAGATGCATCACCTCTCATGGctgagaaagcagagaaaggtCTTAGTTCCGTGCCAGAGGTAGCTGAAGTAGAACCATCCCAAAAAGCTGAACCAGAACTGGATTTTGCCACAAAGAAAGCTGACCAGGGTCAGATAGATGTTAAAATCAGTGACTTTGGACAGATGGCCTCAGGGCTACACATAGATGCTGGAAAGGCAACAGAGCTTAAACTCAAGGCTACCCAAGACCTCGCCCCCTCATCCACAGCACCTCAGGAGGCAGATGCATTTATAGGTGTTGAGTCTGGCCACGTGAAAGAAGGCACAAAAGTTAGTGAAACAGAAGTCAAGGAGAAGGTGACCAAGCCTGACCTGGTGCACCAGGAGGCTGTAGACAAAGAGGAGTCCTATGAGTCCAGTGGTGAGCATGAAAGCCTCACCATGGAGTCCTTGAAAGCTGATGAGGGCAAGAAGGAAATTTCCCCAGAATCTTCTCTAATTCAAGACGAGATTGCCATCAAATTGTCTGTGGAAATACCCTGTGCACCTGCTGTTTCAGAGACTGATTTAGCCGCAGATGAGAGAGCTGACGTCCAGATGGAATTTATTCAGctgccaaaagaagaaaataaggagaCCCCAGATATATCTATCACGCCCTCTGATGTTACAGAACCATTGCCTGAAGCCACTGGAGCTGAACCAGCAGAGGctgagaatgaggaagaagagatAGAAGCCCAGGGAG
This Balaenoptera musculus isolate JJ_BM4_2016_0621 chromosome 7, mBalMus1.pri.v3, whole genome shotgun sequence DNA region includes the following protein-coding sequences:
- the MAP2 gene encoding microtubule-associated protein 2 isoform X11 — protein: MADDRKDEAKAPHWTSAQLTEASAHPHPPEIKDQGGAGEGLVRSANGFPYREDEEGAFGEHGSQGTYSNTKENGINGELTSADRETAEEVSARIVQVVTAEAVAVLKGEQEKEAQHKDQPAALPLAAEETANLPPSPPPSPASEQTVTVEEEETLASPMAEEEKPATLPGKECEAAKASDQPKGLSEVQVESSAEAQIAPEESAPAGTPQEKSIKEVAEVSPEVKTPSSAGEASKMEFHDQQELTPSPAEPLDKKEKESEKESKPGEDLQHAALVSQPETTKTSPDKKDMQDTEEEKVPPTLFGHTLGASLEDTKQKTEPSLVVPDIGLPAEPSAAKEQKDWFIQMPMEAKKDEWGLVAPVSPGPLTPMKEKDVLEDIPKWEGKQFDSPMPSPFQGGSFTLPLDVTKDDIVAATSPFAPALLQPDDKKSLEETGSPTTAKDSSKVEEPHKDQPDKMAEAPASEAVTSPKDAHISIVEDYGLEKGLGEEKGAIKQETVQIKETPTFSEQESVLTEKEPHLKLEEQTTISDEEAVSKESEAPKLTDEETGVIQPSTEHTYSKEEPKGQELPTDILKQDSFPVSLEQAVTDSAVTSKTPEKVMTEPAALSEKSATQELFEEKVADKDNKVEGVGAVTSAELDMPFYEDKSGMSKYFETSALKEEVTKSIQPGSDYYELSDTRESAQESFDTVSSMYKNGDKALPAEKDSQPSAPAQEAGYSTLTQSYPSDLPEEPSSPQERMFTIDPKVYGEKRDLHSKNKDDLTLSRSLGLGGRSAIEQRSMSINLPMSCLDSIALGFNFGRGHDLSPLASDILTNTSGSMDEGDDYLPATTPAADKAPCFPTESKEEKEQIKGEKATGEENTQVETSCESPFLAKDYYKNGTVMAPDLPEMLDLAGTRSRLASVSADAEVARRKSVPSETVVEESSTGFPPVTDENHVIVKTDSQLEDLGYCVFNKYTVPLPSPVQDSENLSGESGSFYEGTDDKARRDLVTDLSLIEVKLAAAGRVKDELSAEKEASPPISGDKSGLSREFDQEKKANDKLDTLLEKSEEHADSKEHAKETEEAGDKVETFGLGVTHEQASAKELTVSKDASPLMAEKAEKGLSSVPEVAEVEPSQKAEPELDFATKKADQGQIDVKISDFGQMASGLHIDAGKATELKLKATQDLAPSSTAPQEADAFIGVESGHVKEGTKVSETEVKEKVTKPDLVHQEAVDKEESYESSGEHESLTMESLKADEGKKEISPESSLIQDEIAIKLSVEIPCAPAVSETDLAADERADVQMEFIQLPKEENKETPDISITPSDVTEPLPEATGAEPAEAENEEEEIEAQGEYDKLLFRSDTLQITDLGVPGVREEFVETCPGEHKGVIESVVTIEDDFITVVQTTTDEGESGSHSVRFAALEQPEVERRPSPRAEEELDVEEAAEAQAEPKDGSPEAPASPEREEVGLSEYKTETYDDYKDETTIDDSIMDADSLWVDTQDDDRSIMTEQLETIPKEEKAEKEARRPSLEKHRKEKPFKTGRGRISTPERKIAKKEPSTVSRDEVRRKKVYKKAELAKKTEVQAHSPSRKFILKPAIKYTRPTHLSCVKRKTTAAGAESAQAPSVFKQAKDKVSDGVTKSPEKRSSLPRPSSILPPRRGVSGDRDENSFSLNSSISSSTRRTTRSEPIRRAGKSGTSTPTTPGSTAITPGTPPSYSSRTPGTPGTPSYPRTPHTPGTPKSAILVPSEKKVAIIRTPPKSPATPKQLRLINQPLPDLKNVKSKIGSTDNIKYQPKGGQVQIVTKKIDLSHVTSKCGSLKNIRHRPGGGRVKIESVKLDFKEKAQAKVGSLDNAHHVPGGGNVKIDSQKLNFREHAKARVDHGAEIITQSPGRSSVASPRRLSNVSSSGSINLLESPQLATLAEDVTAALAKQGL
- the MAP2 gene encoding microtubule-associated protein 2 isoform X2, with translation MADDRKDEAKAPHWTSAQLTEASAHPHPPEIKDQGGAGEGLVRSANGFPYREDEEGAFGEHGSQGTYSNTKENGINGELTSADRETAEEVSARIVQVVTAEAVAVLKGEQEKEAQHKDQPAALPLAAEETANLPPSPPPSPASEQTVTVEEEETLASPMAEEEKPATLPGKECEAAKASDQPKGLSEVQVESSAEAQIAPEESAPAGTPQEKSIKEVAEVSPEVKTPSSAGEGLLTASKMEFHDQQELTPSPAEPLDKKEKESEKESKPGEDLQHAALVSQPETTKTSPDKKDMQDTEEEKVPPTLFGHTLGASLEDTKQKTEPSLVVPDIGLPAEPSAAKEQKDWFIQMPMEAKKDEWGLVAPVSPGPLTPMKEKDVLEDIPKWEGKQFDSPMPSPFQGGSFTLPLDVTKDDIVAATSPFAPALLQPDDKKSLEETGSPTTAKDSSKVEEPHKDQPDKMAEAPASEAVTSPKDAHISIVEDYGLEKGLGEEKGAIKQETVQIKETPTFSEQESVLTEKEPHLKLEEQTTISDEEAVSKESEAPKLTDEETGVIQPSTEHTYSKEEPKGQELPTDILKQDSFPVSLEQAVTDSAVTSKTPEKVMTEPAALSEKSATQELFEEKVADKDNKVEGVGAVTSAELDMPFYEDKSGMSKYFETSALKEEVTKSIQPGSDYYELSDTRESAQESFDTVSSMYKNGDKALPAEKDSQPSAPAQEAGYSTLTQSYPSDLPEEPSSPQERMFTIDPKVYGEKRDLHSKNKDDLTLSRSLGLGGRSAIEQRSMSINLPMSCLDSIALGFNFGRGHDLSPLASDILTNTSGSMDEGDDYLPATTPAADKAPCFPTESKEEKEQIKGEKATGEENTQVETSCESPFLAKDYYKNGTVMAPDLPEMLDLAGTRSRLASVSADAEVARRKSVPSETVVEESSTGFPPVTDENHVIVKTDSQLEDLGYCVFNKYTVPLPSPVQDSENLSGESGSFYEGTDDKARRDLVTDLSLIEVKLAAAGRVKDELSAEKEASPPISGDKSGLSREFDQEKKANDKLDTLLEKSEEHADSKEHAKETEEAGDKVETFGLGVTHEQASAKELTVSKDASPLMAEKAEKGLSSVPEVAEVEPSQKAEPELDFATKKADQGQIDVKISDFGQMASGLHIDAGKATELKLKATQDLAPSSTAPQEADAFIGVESGHVKEGTKVSETEVKEKVTKPDLVHQEAVDKEESYESSGEHESLTMESLKADEGKKEISPESSLIQDEIAIKLSVEIPCAPAVSETDLAADERADVQMEFIQLPKEENKETPDISITPSDVTEPLPEATGAEPAEAENEEEEIEAQGEYDKLLFRSDTLQITDLGVPGVREEFVETCPGEHKGVIESVVTIEDDFITVVQTTTDEGESGSHSVRFAALEQPEVERRPSPRAEEELDVEEAAEAQAEPKDGSPEAPASPEREEVGLSEYKTETYDDYKDETTIDDSIMDADSLWVDTQDDDRSIMTEQLETIPKEEKAEKEARRPSLEKHRKEKPFKTGRGRISTPERKIAKKEPSTVSRDEVRRKKAVYKKAELAKKTEVQAHSPSRKFILKPAIKYTRPTHLSCVKRKTTAAGAESAQAPSVFKQAKDKVSNSTLSKIPALQGSTKSPRCSSACPSTTKRATFSDSLFIQPTSAGSTDRLPYSESGNKDGVTKSPEKRSSLPRPSSILPPRRGVSGDRDENSFSLNSSISSSTRRTTRSEPIRRAGKSGTSTPTTPGSTAITPGTPPSYSSRTPGTPGTPSYPRTPHTPGTPKSAILVPSEKKVAIIRTPPKSPATPKQLRLINQPLPDLKNVKSKIGSTDNIKYQPKGGQVQIVTKKIDLSHVTSKCGSLKNIRHRPGGGRVKIESVKLDFKEKAQAKVGSLDNAHHVPGGGNVKIDSQKLNFREHAKARVDHGAEIITQSPGRSSVASPRRLSNVSSSGSINLLESPQLATLAEDVTAALAKQGL
- the MAP2 gene encoding microtubule-associated protein 2 isoform X3: MADDRKDEAKAPHWTSAQLTEASAHPHPPEIKDQGGAGEGLVRSANGFPYREDEEGAFGEHGSQGTYSNTKENGINGELTSADRETAEEVSARIVQVVTAEAVAVLKGEQEKEAQHKDQPAALPLAEETANLPPSPPPSPASEQTVTVEEEEETLASPMAEEEKPATLPGKECEAAKASDQPKGLSEVQVESSAEAQIAPEESAPAGTPQEKSIKEVAEVSPEVKTPSSAGEGLLTASKMEFHDQQELTPSPAEPLDKKEKESEKESKPGEDLQHAALVSQPETTKTSPDKKDMQDTEEEKVPPTLFGHTLGASLEDTKQKTEPSLVVPDIGLPAEPSAAKEQKDWFIQMPMEAKKDEWGLVAPVSPGPLTPMKEKDVLEDIPKWEGKQFDSPMPSPFQGGSFTLPLDVTKDDIVAATSPFAPALLQPDDKKSLEETGSPTTAKDSSKVEEPHKDQPDKMAEAPASEAVTSPKDAHISIVEDYGLEKGLGEEKGAIKQETVQIKETPTFSEQESVLTEKEPHLKLEEQTTISDEEAVSKESEAPKLTDEETGVIQPSTEHTYSKEEPKGQELPTDILKQDSFPVSLEQAVTDSAVTSKTPEKVMTEPAALSEKSATQELFEEKVADKDNKVEGVGAVTSAELDMPFYEDKSGMSKYFETSALKEEVTKSIQPGSDYYELSDTRESAQESFDTVSSMYKNGDKALPAEKDSQPSAPAQEAGYSTLTQSYPSDLPEEPSSPQERMFTIDPKVYGEKRDLHSKNKDDLTLSRSLGLGGRSAIEQRSMSINLPMSCLDSIALGFNFGRGHDLSPLASDILTNTSGSMDEGDDYLPATTPAADKAPCFPTESKEEKEQIKGEKATGEENTQVETSCESPFLAKDYYKNGTVMAPDLPEMLDLAGTRSRLASVSADAEVARRKSVPSETVVEESSTGFPPVTDENHVIVKTDSQLEDLGYCVFNKYTVPLPSPVQDSENLSGESGSFYEGTDDKARRDLVTDLSLIEVKLAAAGRVKDELSAEKEASPPISGDKSGLSREFDQEKKANDKLDTLLEKSEEHADSKEHAKETEEAGDKVETFGLGVTHEQASAKELTVSKDASPLMAEKAEKGLSSVPEVAEVEPSQKAEPELDFATKKADQGQIDVKISDFGQMASGLHIDAGKATELKLKATQDLAPSSTAPQEADAFIGVESGHVKEGTKVSETEVKEKVTKPDLVHQEAVDKEESYESSGEHESLTMESLKADEGKKEISPESSLIQDEIAIKLSVEIPCAPAVSETDLAADERADVQMEFIQLPKEENKETPDISITPSDVTEPLPEATGAEPAEAENEEEEIEAQGEYDKLLFRSDTLQITDLGVPGVREEFVETCPGEHKGVIESVVTIEDDFITVVQTTTDEGESGSHSVRFAALEQPEVERRPSPRAEEELDVEEAAEAQAEPKDGSPEAPASPEREEVGLSEYKTETYDDYKDETTIDDSIMDADSLWVDTQDDDRSIMTEQLETIPKEEKAEKEARRPSLEKHRKEKPFKTGRGRISTPERKIAKKEPSTVSRDEVRRKKAVYKKAELAKKTEVQAHSPSRKFILKPAIKYTRPTHLSCVKRKTTAAGAESAQAPSVFKQAKDKVSNSTLSKIPALQGSTKSPRCSSACPSTTKRATFSDSLFIQPTSAGSTDRLPYSESGNKDGVTKSPEKRSSLPRPSSILPPRRGVSGDRDENSFSLNSSISSSTRRTTRSEPIRRAGKSGTSTPTTPGSTAITPGTPPSYSSRTPGTPGTPSYPRTPHTPGTPKSAILVPSEKKVAIIRTPPKSPATPKQLRLINQPLPDLKNVKSKIGSTDNIKYQPKGGQVQIVTKKIDLSHVTSKCGSLKNIRHRPGGGRVKIESVKLDFKEKAQAKVGSLDNAHHVPGGGNVKIDSQKLNFREHAKARVDHGAEIITQSPGRSSVASPRRLSNVSSSGSINLLESPQLATLAEDVTAALAKQGL
- the MAP2 gene encoding microtubule-associated protein 2 isoform X12; its protein translation is MADDRKDEAKAPHWTSAQLTEASAHPHPPEIKDQGGAGEGLVRSANGFPYREDEEGAFGEHGSQGTYSNTKENGINGELTSADRETAEEVSARIVQVVTAEAVAVLKGEQEKEAQHKDQPAALPLAAEETANLPPSPPPSPASEQTVTVEEGLLTASKMEFHDQQELTPSPAEPLDKKEKESEKESKPGEDLQHAALVSQPETTKTSPDKKDMQDTEEEKVPPTLFGHTLGASLEDTKQKTEPSLVVPDIGLPAEPSAAKEQKDWFIQMPMEAKKDEWGLVAPVSPGPLTPMKEKDVLEDIPKWEGKQFDSPMPSPFQGGSFTLPLDVTKDDIVAATSPFAPALLQPDDKKSLEETGSPTTAKDSSKVEEPHKDQPDKMAEAPASEAVTSPKDAHISIVEDYGLEKGLGEEKGAIKQETVQIKETPTFSEQESVLTEKEPHLKLEEQTTISDEEAVSKESEAPKLTDEETGVIQPSTEHTYSKEEPKGQELPTDILKQDSFPVSLEQAVTDSAVTSKTPEKVMTEPAALSEKSATQELFEEKVADKDNKVEGVGAVTSAELDMPFYEDKSGMSKYFETSALKEEVTKSIQPGSDYYELSDTRESAQESFDTVSSMYKNGDKALPAEKDSQPSAPAQEAGYSTLTQSYPSDLPEEPSSPQERMFTIDPKVYGEKRDLHSKNKDDLTLSRSLGLGGRSAIEQRSMSINLPMSCLDSIALGFNFGRGHDLSPLASDILTNTSGSMDEGDDYLPATTPAADKAPCFPTESKEEKEQIKGEKATGEENTQVETSCESPFLAKDYYKNGTVMAPDLPEMLDLAGTRSRLASVSADAEVARRKSVPSETVVEESSTGFPPVTDENHVIVKTDSQLEDLGYCVFNKYTVPLPSPVQDSENLSGESGSFYEGTDDKARRDLVTDLSLIEVKLAAAGRVKDELSAEKEASPPISGDKSGLSREFDQEKKANDKLDTLLEKSEEHADSKEHAKETEEAGDKVETFGLGVTHEQASAKELTVSKDASPLMAEKAEKGLSSVPEVAEVEPSQKAEPELDFATKKADQGQIDVKISDFGQMASGLHIDAGKATELKLKATQDLAPSSTAPQEADAFIGVESGHVKEGTKVSETEVKEKVTKPDLVHQEAVDKEESYESSGEHESLTMESLKADEGKKEISPESSLIQDEIAIKLSVEIPCAPAVSETDLAADERADVQMEFIQLPKEENKETPDISITPSDVTEPLPEATGAEPAEAENEEEEIEAQGEYDKLLFRSDTLQITDLGVPGVREEFVETCPGEHKGVIESVVTIEDDFITVVQTTTDEGESGSHSVRFAALEQPEVERRPSPRAEEELDVEEAAEAQAEPKDGSPEAPASPEREEVGLSEYKTETYDDYKDETTIDDSIMDADSLWVDTQDDDRSIMTEQLETIPKEEKAEKEARRPSLEKHRKEKPFKTGRGRISTPERKIAKKEPSTVSRDEVRRKKAVYKKAELAKKTEVQAHSPSRKFILKPAIKYTRPTHLSCVKRKTTAAGAESAQAPSVFKQAKDKVSNSTLSKIPALQGSTKSPRCSSACPSTTKRATFSDSLFIQPTSAGSTDRLPYSESGNKDGVTKSPEKRSSLPRPSSILPPRRGVSGDRDENSFSLNSSISSSTRRTTRSEPIRRAGKSGTSTPTTPGSTAITPGTPPSYSSRTPGTPGTPSYPRTPHTPGTPKSAILVPSEKKVAIIRTPPKSPATPKQLRLINQPLPDLKNVKSKIGSTDNIKYQPKGGQVQIVTKKIDLSHVTSKCGSLKNIRHRPGGGRVKIESVKLDFKEKAQAKVGSLDNAHHVPGGGNVKIDSQKLNFREHAKARVDHGAEIITQSPGRSSVASPRRLSNVSSSGSINLLESPQLATLAEDVTAALAKQGL